Genomic window (Chondrocystis sp. NIES-4102):
AACCGCTCGCAATGGTGAGATAGTGCAAACGGGAAGGGAAACTACAGGCTCACGTCAGGCTTATGAGGATTTGACTAATTTGGATACCCAAGTAATTGGTGCAGCAGCTAGAGCAGTATCCGCCTTATCTTTACCCAAAATTAAGGGAGATATTTATACAGTCGTCATTGACCCTATTTTAACTGGTTTATTTGTACATGAGGCTTTCGGTCATCTTTCTGAAGCGGATATGGCTTATGAAAACCCAGATTTTTTGGAAGTTATGAGCCTAGGTAAGCGTTTTGGTTCAAAAGATCTACAAATCTTTGATGGTGCTGCGCCTATTGAGTCGGAAAATAATTCTATTCATCGCGGTAGTTATTTTTATGATGATGAAGGTACTCCCGCCACTACTACCCAATTAATTAAAGACGGTGTGTTAGTAGGTAGACTTCATTCTCGTGAAACGGCGGGGAAATTGGACGAAAAACCTACAGGTAATGCTCGTTGTCTCAATTATCATTATTCCCCCATTGTCAGAATGACTAATACTTGGATAGGTCGGGGTAACACTCCTGTAAAAGATTTATTTCAAGGAATTACTGAAGGGGTTTATGCTCGTAATTGGCTTGGAGGTATGACTAACGGTGAAATGTTTACCTTTAGTGCTGGGGAGGCTTGGATGATTCGTAATGGGGAATTAGCTGAACCTGTAAAAGATGTAACCCTATCAGGTAATGTTTTTAAAACTTTGGCAAATATTGAAGCGATCGGCGACGATTTTTATTGGGATGAATCTGGTGGTTGTGGAAAGGGCGGACAATCTGGACTAGCCGTAGGTTGTGGAGGACCAAGCCTGAGAATTAATAATGTTACTATTGGTGGCGATACTAATTAACTGCTGTCTAAAAATAGGAAAAAGGTAGATTGTGCTGTTGGAATAAGAAGATAGAAACTGTTTATATTACGTTTTACTACAAAATTTCAGTAACAAATCTTAATTAGATCTAGCAGAGAGTGTGTATCTATGGTTACAATATTGGTTATGTTATTAACATAAAAAAAACCCAGCTATAATAACTGGGTTGTGGAGCAAGACTGATGATATGGGCTAGTTATGTATAGTATTTATTGGCTAGACCCTAAAAAAACTTAGTAAGTAATGGATAGTTGATAATTTAATTTCTAACAGTAGTCATCATCCTAGTTATTTAGTTAAATAACAACAGTGTATTTACGAGGATTTGAAAATTATTCCTCTTTTTTTTGGTTATTTTTACTGAAAGTCGAAGCAAGTCTATGTTGATTGTTATCTGTGGTGCAACTGCTAGTGGAAAATCTGGTTTAGCTCTGGAGATAGCACAACGTTTAAATTCAGTAATTATTAGTGCTGATTCTCGACAGATCTATCGTGAATTTGATATTGGTACAGCTAAACCCTCTTTATTAGAACAAAAATTAGTACCTCATTATCAAATAGATATTTGTCAACCTACCGAAACCTTGACTTTAGGGCAATATCAACAGCAAACCCAAGCTATAATTACTGATCATCTTCAGATAAATAATTATTATCCTCTTTTAGTCGGTGGTACTGGTTTATATCTCGACTCCATTACTAAAGGGTTAAAAATTCCTCGCGTTTCACCACACCCAGAACTGCGATCGCAATTATCCGCTTTAGGACAAACTCAACTTTATGCTTGGTTATCCCAGGTTGATCCTACCGCAGCCACAAAAATTCATTCTAATGACCAATTTAGAA
Coding sequences:
- a CDS encoding tRNA delta(2)-isopentenylpyrophosphate transferase, translated to MLIVICGATASGKSGLALEIAQRLNSVIISADSRQIYREFDIGTAKPSLLEQKLVPHYQIDICQPTETLTLGQYQQQTQAIITDHLQINNYYPLLVGGTGLYLDSITKGLKIPRVSPHPELRSQLSALGQTQLYAWLSQVDPTAATKIHSNDQFRTLRALEVFYVTGKPISEQQGENPPNYPILQIGLDCEVAVLDARIATRTQKMLEQGLVAEVDSLCKKYGADLPLLNTLGYAEIKQYLLGDLSLEQAIALTITHTRQFAKRQRTWFRKNKQIHWFDNTSPNLLEQVWQTIEAFSFDAQLTL